A region from the Sandaracinus amylolyticus genome encodes:
- a CDS encoding TetR/AcrR family transcriptional regulator, with the protein MTRAPAARFRPRKAPVQRRSTQTVEAILGAAARILVSRGWSELTTNHVAKRAGVSIGTLYEYFPGKEALVTALVERHLERAEALLASRASELAMGCPSVDALSRAIVETMVALHEDAPRLHRALFEEVPHPPAIRARVRAIEARHTDALAMLLTSMRDVDVPDAHVAARIVVDVLESAVHRWACDPSGDPIPREQLIDELARLVKRYLSRG; encoded by the coding sequence ATGACGCGCGCGCCCGCAGCACGATTTCGCCCGAGAAAAGCGCCGGTCCAGCGGCGCTCGACGCAGACCGTCGAGGCGATCCTCGGCGCGGCTGCTCGGATCCTGGTGAGCCGCGGGTGGAGCGAGCTGACGACGAACCACGTCGCGAAGCGCGCGGGCGTGTCGATCGGGACGCTCTACGAGTACTTCCCGGGCAAGGAAGCGCTGGTGACCGCGCTCGTCGAGCGTCACCTCGAGCGCGCGGAGGCGCTGCTCGCGTCGCGCGCGAGCGAGCTCGCGATGGGATGCCCGAGCGTCGACGCGCTCTCACGCGCGATCGTGGAGACGATGGTCGCGCTGCACGAGGACGCGCCGCGGCTCCATCGCGCGCTCTTCGAGGAGGTGCCGCACCCGCCCGCGATCCGCGCGCGGGTCCGCGCGATCGAAGCGCGGCACACCGACGCGCTCGCGATGCTGCTGACGTCGATGCGCGACGTCGACGTGCCCGACGCCCACGTCGCGGCGCGCATCGTCGTCGACGTGCTGGAGTCCGCGGTGCACCGCTGGGCGTGTGATCCCTCGGGCGATCCGATCCCGCGCGAGCAGCTGATCGACGAGCTCGCGCGGTTGGTGAAGCGGTATCTGTCGCGCGGCTGA
- a CDS encoding PilZ domain-containing protein — protein sequence MSRFRRLDRYVVGSHGRAMSLDGHQLIGDRVLDASGEGVLVACDERVELGQRVFVSYPVPRSELVFDAETEVVRIVRGEREGDPGYCAGLRFVAFDRRDRLALGIDLRELPLVPRRVRWDATRATPIPLTHVKRAVVVRPIMQVGA from the coding sequence ATGAGCCGCTTTCGTCGTCTGGATCGCTACGTCGTCGGGTCCCACGGCCGCGCGATGTCGCTCGACGGTCATCAGCTGATCGGCGATCGCGTGCTCGATGCGTCGGGCGAGGGCGTGCTCGTCGCGTGCGACGAGCGCGTGGAGCTCGGGCAGCGCGTCTTCGTGTCGTACCCGGTGCCGCGCAGCGAGCTCGTGTTCGACGCGGAGACCGAGGTCGTGCGCATCGTGCGCGGCGAGCGCGAGGGCGATCCCGGGTACTGCGCGGGGCTGCGCTTCGTCGCGTTCGATCGTCGCGATCGGCTCGCCCTCGGGATCGACCTGCGCGAGCTGCCGCTCGTGCCGCGCCGCGTGCGCTGGGACGCGACGCGCGCGACGCCGATCCCGCTCACGCACGTGAAGCGCGCGGTCGTGGTCCGCCCGATCATGCAGGTCGGCGCGTAG
- a CDS encoding SDR family oxidoreductase, protein MAHWTTADMPRQHGRSAVITGTGGLGLEDALELARAGGEVIIAGRNPQKGADAVAKIRAQVPAANVRFEVLDLASLASVADFAARLRSQRDSLDLLVNNAAVMVPPTRQETSDGLELQFGTNYLGHFALTAHLLPLLRKGQQPRVITLSSVASRDGKLAFDDLQETTRYVPMRAYSQSKLACLMFALELQRRSDAGRWGITSIAAHPGISRTDLLHNAPGRWSLVGVVRSLLWFLFQPASQGALPTLFAATSPDAAPGAYYGPHKLREMRGYPAPAAIPPQAQDRAAAERLWRVSEQLSGITFADVARLGPTLTV, encoded by the coding sequence ATGGCTCACTGGACCACCGCCGACATGCCTCGTCAGCACGGCCGCTCGGCCGTCATCACCGGAACCGGCGGGCTCGGGCTCGAGGACGCGCTCGAGCTCGCGCGCGCGGGTGGGGAGGTCATCATCGCCGGACGCAACCCGCAGAAGGGCGCCGACGCCGTCGCGAAGATCCGTGCGCAGGTGCCCGCCGCGAACGTGCGGTTCGAGGTGCTCGACCTCGCCAGCCTCGCGTCGGTCGCGGACTTCGCGGCCCGACTGCGGAGCCAGCGCGACAGCCTCGACCTGCTCGTCAACAACGCGGCGGTCATGGTCCCGCCGACGCGTCAGGAGACCTCCGACGGGCTCGAGCTGCAGTTCGGCACCAACTATCTCGGGCACTTCGCGCTGACCGCGCACCTCCTGCCGCTCCTCCGCAAGGGCCAGCAGCCGCGCGTGATCACGCTGTCGAGCGTCGCGAGCCGCGACGGCAAGCTCGCGTTCGACGATCTCCAGGAGACGACTCGCTACGTGCCGATGCGCGCGTACAGCCAGTCGAAGCTCGCGTGCCTGATGTTCGCGCTCGAGCTGCAGCGTCGCAGCGACGCAGGTCGCTGGGGGATCACCAGCATCGCGGCGCATCCCGGCATCTCGCGCACCGATCTCCTGCACAACGCGCCCGGTCGTTGGAGCCTCGTCGGCGTCGTCCGGAGCCTCCTGTGGTTCCTCTTCCAGCCCGCCTCGCAGGGCGCACTGCCGACGCTCTTCGCCGCGACCTCACCGGACGCTGCGCCCGGCGCCTACTACGGGCCCCACAAGCTGCGCGAGATGCGCGGCTATCCGGCCCCCGCCGCGATCCCGCCGCAGGCGCAGGACAGGGCTGCGGCCGAGCGTCTCTGGCGCGTGTCCGAGCAGCTCTCGGGCATCACGTTCGCCGACGTCGCCCGGCTCGGCCCGACGTTGACCGTCTAG
- a CDS encoding ferrochelatase, with amino-acid sequence MTYDALLVLSFGGPEGDADVMPFLENVTRGRGIPRERLLEVAEHYHHFGGVSPINGQVRALIDALERELRAHGITLPVYWGNRNWHPMLEDTVRRMKDDGVRRALALVTSAFGSYSGCRQYREDIERARASVGEGAPEIEKLRLYFDHPGFADAQIARVRDALGTIDGERARLLFTAHSIPMSMARTSPYEAQLRAMCELVARGVAHDTWELCWQSRSGPPQVPWLEPDVLDVLARLASEDRAQPVVVIPIGFTSDHMEVVWDLDHEAKARAGELGLRLVRAGTVGTHPAFVAAMRELVQEKLAAAPKRALTTLGNDHDPCAASCCPAPQRPSR; translated from the coding sequence GTGACCTACGACGCGCTGCTCGTCCTCTCGTTCGGCGGCCCGGAGGGCGACGCCGACGTGATGCCCTTCCTCGAGAACGTCACGCGAGGTCGCGGCATCCCGCGCGAGCGCCTGCTCGAGGTCGCCGAGCACTACCATCACTTCGGCGGTGTCTCGCCCATCAACGGCCAGGTGCGCGCGCTGATCGACGCGCTCGAGCGCGAGCTCCGCGCGCACGGCATCACGCTCCCGGTCTACTGGGGCAACCGCAACTGGCACCCGATGCTCGAGGACACCGTGCGTCGCATGAAGGACGACGGAGTCCGGCGCGCGCTCGCGCTCGTCACTTCGGCGTTCGGCAGCTACTCGGGGTGCCGTCAGTATCGCGAGGACATCGAGCGCGCGCGGGCGAGCGTCGGCGAGGGCGCGCCGGAGATCGAGAAGCTGCGGCTCTACTTCGATCATCCGGGCTTCGCCGACGCGCAGATCGCGCGGGTGCGCGACGCGCTCGGGACGATCGACGGCGAGCGCGCGCGCCTGCTCTTCACCGCGCACTCGATCCCGATGTCGATGGCGCGCACGTCGCCGTACGAAGCGCAGCTGCGCGCGATGTGCGAGCTCGTCGCGCGCGGCGTGGCGCACGACACGTGGGAGCTGTGCTGGCAGAGCCGCAGCGGTCCGCCGCAGGTGCCGTGGCTCGAGCCCGACGTGCTCGACGTGCTGGCGCGTCTGGCGAGCGAGGATCGCGCGCAGCCGGTGGTGGTGATCCCGATCGGCTTCACGTCGGACCACATGGAGGTGGTCTGGGATCTCGATCACGAAGCGAAGGCGCGCGCCGGCGAGCTCGGTCTACGGCTCGTGCGCGCCGGGACGGTGGGCACGCATCCCGCGTTCGTCGCCGCGATGCGCGAGCTCGTGCAGGAGAAGCTCGCGGCCGCGCCGAAGCGCGCGCTGACGACGCTGGGGAACGATCACGATCCTTGCGCGGCGTCGTGTTGCCCCGCGCCCCAACGTCCCTCGCGCTGA
- a CDS encoding glycosyltransferase, translating to MASPHVSIVIPVYNEEPILQSAVIDLIDRLREFPWDYELIIAENGSRDATVELAEKLSQRFPQVRSFSFGQPNYGGALKRGILEARGEYVICDEIDLCDTDFYRRALAVLDSGEADLVVGSKAMRGASDERPFVRRLGTQVINGMLRASLGFTGTDTHGLKAFRREKLVPIARACIVDKDLFASEFVIRAERAKLAVVEIPVRVLEKRVPTIGLFRRVPNVMKNLGKLVWAIRIQG from the coding sequence ATGGCCAGCCCGCACGTCAGCATCGTCATCCCGGTCTACAACGAGGAGCCGATCCTCCAGTCCGCAGTGATCGACCTGATCGATCGCCTGCGCGAGTTCCCCTGGGACTACGAGCTGATCATCGCGGAGAACGGCTCGCGCGACGCGACCGTCGAGCTCGCGGAGAAGCTCTCGCAGCGCTTCCCCCAGGTGCGCTCGTTCAGCTTCGGGCAGCCGAATTACGGCGGCGCGCTCAAGCGCGGCATCCTCGAGGCGCGCGGCGAGTACGTCATCTGCGACGAGATCGATCTCTGCGACACCGACTTCTATCGTCGCGCGCTCGCGGTGCTCGACAGCGGCGAGGCGGACCTCGTCGTCGGCAGCAAGGCGATGCGCGGCGCGAGCGACGAGCGCCCGTTCGTGCGCCGGCTCGGCACCCAGGTGATCAACGGCATGCTGCGCGCGTCGCTCGGCTTCACCGGGACCGACACCCACGGCCTCAAGGCGTTCCGCCGCGAGAAGCTCGTCCCGATCGCGCGCGCGTGCATCGTCGACAAGGACCTCTTCGCGAGCGAGTTCGTCATCCGCGCGGAGCGCGCGAAGCTCGCGGTGGTGGAGATCCCGGTGCGCGTGCTCGAGAAGCGCGTGCCCACGATCGGCCTCTTCCGCCGCGTGCCGAACGTGATGAAGAACCTCGGCAAGCTGGTCTGGGCGATCCGCATCCAGGGCTGA
- a CDS encoding DUF6328 family protein, translating to MRTESRQERDDRELHELVGELRVVLPGATVLFAFLLTVPFADRWDELPQLERAFFFSAFLTSGLAIVLLVGVSAYHRLRGHPYDKHGLVRTASRQTIGALGLLAIALSASMFVVGSFVYERALGAIAALVVMVAAVGTWFALPLARRHRARARDQREGRWGAGQHDAAQGS from the coding sequence ATGCGCACCGAGAGCCGACAGGAGCGCGACGACCGCGAGCTGCACGAGCTCGTCGGCGAGCTCCGCGTCGTGCTGCCCGGCGCCACGGTGCTCTTCGCGTTCCTGCTCACGGTCCCGTTCGCGGATCGCTGGGACGAGCTGCCGCAGCTCGAGCGCGCGTTCTTCTTCAGCGCGTTCCTCACGTCGGGGCTCGCCATCGTGCTGCTCGTCGGAGTCAGCGCGTACCACCGCCTGCGCGGCCATCCCTACGACAAACACGGGCTCGTCCGCACCGCCAGCCGGCAGACGATCGGGGCGCTGGGGCTCCTCGCGATCGCGCTCTCCGCGTCGATGTTCGTCGTCGGCTCGTTCGTGTACGAGCGCGCGCTCGGTGCGATCGCCGCGCTCGTCGTGATGGTCGCGGCGGTCGGGACGTGGTTCGCGCTGCCGCTCGCGCGTCGCCATCGCGCCCGCGCGCGCGATCAGCGCGAGGGACGTTGGGGCGCGGGGCAACACGACGCCGCGCAAGGATCGTGA
- a CDS encoding methyltransferase family protein, which yields MPGIALIGWIVYVGIAFGLRTWMQIRATGESGFVGLRPGASALERFAGVLMVLAFLASLLAPIAVSLSLDVLLLRDDAIAIPGGALIALGTVATLHAQLVMRESWRIGVDPSARTELVTRGPFRLVRNPIFSAMILASVGLALACPSVLGLVAPIALLVALELQVRIVEEPYLARVHGEAYRAYARRVGRFVPGVGRLA from the coding sequence ATGCCGGGGATCGCGCTGATCGGGTGGATCGTCTACGTCGGGATCGCGTTCGGGCTGCGCACGTGGATGCAGATCCGCGCGACCGGCGAGAGCGGCTTCGTCGGTCTTCGTCCTGGCGCCAGCGCGCTCGAGCGCTTCGCGGGCGTGCTGATGGTGCTCGCGTTCCTCGCGTCGCTGCTCGCGCCGATCGCCGTGTCGCTCTCGCTGGACGTGCTGCTGCTCCGCGATGACGCGATCGCGATCCCCGGCGGCGCGCTGATCGCGCTCGGCACGGTCGCGACGCTGCACGCGCAGCTCGTCATGCGCGAGTCGTGGCGCATCGGCGTCGACCCGAGCGCGCGCACCGAGCTCGTCACGCGCGGCCCGTTCCGCCTCGTGCGCAACCCGATCTTCTCCGCGATGATCCTCGCGAGCGTCGGCCTCGCGCTCGCGTGCCCGAGCGTGCTCGGGCTGGTCGCGCCGATCGCGCTGCTCGTCGCGCTCGAGCTCCAGGTGCGCATCGTCGAGGAGCCCTACCTCGCGCGCGTGCACGGCGAGGCGTACCGCGCCTACGCGCGCCGCGTCGGACGCTTCGTGCCCGGCGTCGGCCGGCTCGCGTGA
- a CDS encoding protoporphyrinogen/coproporphyrinogen oxidase produces the protein MERVRHLIVGAGMSGLAYADRLGKDEDYLVLEADAEIGGYCKTVVQDGFTWDYSGHFFHFKHADIEHDLVTRMHGQRILRVQKDSRIFWKDGTWIDFPFQKNIHQLPREEFLECLHDLHFRDCSAKPASFRDMLYAKFGRGIAEKFLVPYNEKLYATDLATLDVDAMGRFFPYADEDEILRNFTQPDNASYNSTFTYPEGGAIQYVHAIASGVDPARIALSERVERIDLRGKVATTSKGREIAFEYLVSSAPFVRLLDMSGLPHERSTYTWNKVLVFNLGFDRKGPERVHWMYFPQRELSFYRIGFYDNIFGTDRMSLYVEIGHPKDTTIDAAAIESARAHVIEDLVEAGIVTDHRLVASHSVVMDPAYVHITRASLKDVAAKKRILESRGVYSIGRYGSWTYCSIEDNIVEARALADALVVPWR, from the coding sequence ATGGAGCGCGTTCGTCATCTGATCGTCGGCGCAGGGATGTCGGGGCTCGCGTACGCCGATCGCCTCGGCAAGGACGAGGACTACCTCGTGCTCGAGGCCGACGCGGAGATCGGCGGCTACTGCAAGACCGTCGTGCAGGACGGCTTCACCTGGGACTACTCCGGGCACTTCTTCCACTTCAAGCACGCCGACATCGAGCACGACCTCGTCACGCGCATGCACGGCCAGCGCATCCTGCGCGTGCAGAAGGACTCGCGGATCTTCTGGAAGGACGGCACGTGGATCGACTTCCCGTTCCAGAAGAACATCCACCAGCTGCCGCGCGAGGAGTTCCTCGAGTGCCTGCACGATCTCCACTTCCGTGATTGCAGCGCCAAGCCCGCGAGCTTCCGCGACATGCTCTACGCGAAGTTCGGGCGCGGCATCGCGGAGAAGTTCCTCGTTCCGTACAACGAGAAGCTCTACGCGACGGACCTCGCGACGCTCGACGTCGACGCGATGGGGCGCTTCTTCCCGTACGCCGACGAGGACGAGATCCTCCGCAACTTCACGCAGCCCGACAACGCCTCGTACAACTCGACGTTCACGTACCCCGAGGGCGGCGCGATCCAGTACGTGCACGCGATCGCGAGCGGCGTCGATCCCGCGCGCATCGCACTCTCGGAGCGCGTCGAGCGCATCGATCTGCGGGGCAAGGTCGCGACCACGTCGAAGGGCCGCGAGATCGCGTTCGAGTACCTCGTGAGCTCGGCGCCCTTCGTGAGGCTGCTCGACATGAGCGGGCTGCCGCACGAGCGGAGCACGTACACGTGGAACAAGGTCCTCGTGTTCAACCTCGGGTTCGATCGCAAGGGCCCCGAGCGCGTGCACTGGATGTACTTCCCGCAGCGCGAGCTCTCGTTCTATCGGATCGGCTTCTACGACAACATCTTCGGCACCGATCGCATGAGCCTCTACGTCGAGATCGGTCACCCGAAGGACACGACGATCGACGCGGCCGCGATCGAGAGCGCGCGCGCGCACGTGATCGAGGATCTCGTCGAAGCGGGGATCGTCACCGACCATCGCCTCGTGGCGTCGCACTCGGTCGTGATGGACCCCGCGTACGTGCACATCACGCGCGCATCGCTGAAGGACGTCGCGGCGAAGAAGCGCATCCTCGAGTCGCGCGGCGTGTACTCGATCGGCCGCTACGGGTCGTGGACCTACTGCAGCATCGAGGACAACATCGTCGAAGCACGCGCGCTCGCGGACGCGCTCGTCGTGCCCTGGCGCTGA
- a CDS encoding metallophosphoesterase — protein MLVLCVACGDDDAAPPDAGQPVVDAGPPDAGPPPDDSPLKGPWTLRPDVDRIVVRWESRLAPEPAAVEVHAEGSEEITTHEGTSRETIVQLSYGVGSAVVREPDYPGTYFVNDVEITGLTPATCYAYSIVGYPEEGGRFCTMHAPDDHTTPITFYAIGDTSPAVMGTVRLITSEDPAQAEFTVHVGDIQYYSTVIETHQAWFRLMQPLLRANAFLPCVGNHEVDEVPHEYDDYYLRLFSPAGRDGTNEWYHYQTGGVHFFSLSSEHDLDLGSTQIDWLEEELAEAEADPNYRFSIVYLHRPLYSVGDYRPRENQRASLLPIIDAHRVPLVLAGHMHGYERFEVGDVTYITTGAGGFVDGNIDELVEELPEDAALRVASGSFLQAMFVEIVQDAEGNDVIRGRVVDDVGVERDTFEHVVAP, from the coding sequence GTGCTCGTGCTCTGTGTCGCGTGCGGTGACGACGACGCGGCTCCGCCCGACGCGGGCCAACCCGTCGTCGACGCCGGCCCGCCCGATGCGGGTCCACCGCCCGACGACTCGCCGCTCAAGGGACCGTGGACGCTGCGGCCCGACGTCGATCGCATCGTCGTGCGGTGGGAGTCGCGCCTCGCGCCCGAGCCCGCGGCAGTCGAGGTGCACGCCGAGGGCAGCGAGGAGATCACGACGCACGAGGGCACGTCGCGCGAGACGATCGTGCAGCTCTCGTACGGCGTCGGAAGCGCCGTGGTGCGCGAGCCCGACTACCCCGGCACGTACTTCGTCAACGACGTCGAGATCACCGGGCTGACCCCGGCGACCTGCTACGCGTACTCGATCGTCGGATATCCCGAGGAAGGCGGGCGCTTCTGCACGATGCACGCGCCCGACGATCACACGACGCCGATCACGTTCTACGCGATCGGCGACACGTCCCCCGCGGTGATGGGCACGGTGCGGCTGATCACGAGCGAAGATCCCGCGCAGGCCGAGTTCACCGTGCACGTCGGCGACATCCAGTACTACTCGACCGTGATCGAGACGCACCAGGCGTGGTTCCGCCTGATGCAGCCGCTGCTCCGCGCGAACGCGTTCCTGCCCTGCGTCGGCAACCACGAGGTCGACGAGGTCCCGCACGAGTACGACGACTACTACCTTCGTCTCTTCTCGCCCGCGGGGCGCGACGGAACGAACGAGTGGTACCACTACCAGACCGGCGGCGTTCACTTCTTCTCGCTCTCGAGCGAGCACGATCTCGATCTCGGATCGACGCAGATCGACTGGCTCGAGGAAGAGCTCGCCGAGGCCGAAGCGGACCCGAATTACCGCTTCTCGATCGTCTACCTGCATCGCCCGCTCTACTCGGTGGGCGACTACCGGCCGCGCGAGAACCAGCGCGCGTCGCTGCTGCCGATCATCGACGCGCACCGCGTCCCGCTCGTGCTCGCCGGGCACATGCACGGCTACGAGCGCTTCGAGGTCGGCGACGTCACGTACATCACGACGGGCGCGGGCGGGTTCGTCGACGGGAACATCGACGAGCTCGTGGAGGAGCTCCCCGAGGACGCCGCGCTGCGCGTCGCGTCGGGGTCGTTCCTGCAGGCGATGTTCGTCGAGATCGTGCAGGACGCGGAGGGCAACGACGTGATCCGCGGGCGCGTGGTCGACGACGTGGGCGTGGAGCGCGACACGTTCGAGCACGTGGTGGCGCCGTGA
- a CDS encoding TetR/AcrR family transcriptional regulator yields MARPKSDDRRNAILAAAVRVIVAQGLSAPTAAIAREAGISNGSLFTYFETKTELFNQLYLELKAGMATAALDGFSAKESLRDQFARVWSNWTHWATSNPDKRRALMLLQVSGDITPETRAASHKEMAFIAALLERARAKGPMKDTPMVLVSAIMTAVAETTMDFMLQHPDHADEHSKAGFDALWRMLS; encoded by the coding sequence GTGGCGAGGCCGAAGAGCGACGACCGGCGCAACGCGATCCTCGCGGCCGCGGTGCGCGTGATCGTGGCCCAGGGCCTGAGCGCGCCGACCGCCGCGATCGCGCGAGAGGCGGGCATCTCGAACGGATCGCTCTTCACGTACTTCGAGACGAAGACCGAGCTCTTCAATCAGCTCTACCTCGAGCTGAAGGCCGGGATGGCGACCGCGGCGCTCGACGGCTTCTCGGCGAAGGAGTCGCTGCGCGATCAGTTCGCGCGCGTCTGGTCGAACTGGACCCACTGGGCGACGTCCAACCCCGACAAGCGGCGCGCGTTGATGCTGCTCCAGGTCTCCGGCGACATCACGCCGGAGACGCGCGCGGCATCGCACAAGGAGATGGCGTTCATCGCCGCGCTGCTCGAGCGCGCTCGAGCGAAGGGGCCGATGAAGGACACGCCGATGGTGCTCGTGTCCGCCATCATGACCGCGGTCGCCGAGACCACCATGGACTTCATGCTCCAGCATCCGGACCACGCGGACGAGCACTCGAAGGCGGGGTTCGACGCGCTCTGGCGCATGCTGAGCTGA
- a CDS encoding polysaccharide deacetylase family protein, whose protein sequence is MKLAAISVDLDEIPCYAAIHGLDVPSGSEHAIYDRAVPRLAALFAREDVPATFFAIGRDLDREENRAKVRSLAQSGHEIANHSWQHFYDLTKRPRGEVLEEIAKGGEAIVRATGVAPVGFRAPGYTIDDDVFEVLEELGYAYDSSVFPCPAYYSAKTLAIGAIRARGRQSHSIVDDPRVLIAPADPYRRGHPYWTRGKGLLELPIGVTRDGTGRMPYIGTSVVLSGEAGARVLTEMIAGRPFVNLELHGIDLADADEDGLTWLKPHQPDVRRTARAKGAALESAIRTLRRHGYQLVTIAEAARRFG, encoded by the coding sequence GTGAAGCTCGCTGCGATCAGCGTCGATCTCGACGAGATCCCCTGTTACGCGGCGATCCACGGGCTCGACGTGCCCTCGGGCAGCGAGCACGCGATCTACGATCGCGCAGTGCCGCGCCTCGCCGCGCTCTTCGCGCGCGAGGACGTGCCCGCGACGTTCTTCGCGATCGGGCGCGACCTCGATCGCGAGGAGAACCGCGCGAAGGTGCGCTCGCTCGCGCAGTCGGGGCACGAGATCGCGAACCACTCGTGGCAGCACTTCTACGACCTCACGAAGCGCCCGCGCGGCGAGGTGCTCGAGGAGATCGCGAAGGGCGGCGAGGCGATCGTGCGCGCGACCGGCGTCGCGCCGGTCGGGTTCCGCGCGCCCGGCTACACGATCGACGACGACGTGTTCGAGGTGCTCGAGGAGCTCGGGTACGCGTACGACTCGAGCGTGTTCCCCTGCCCCGCGTACTACAGCGCGAAGACGCTCGCGATCGGCGCGATCCGCGCGCGCGGCCGGCAGAGCCACAGCATCGTCGACGATCCGCGCGTGCTGATCGCGCCCGCGGATCCGTATCGACGCGGCCATCCGTACTGGACGCGCGGCAAGGGCCTGCTCGAGCTGCCGATCGGCGTCACGCGCGACGGCACCGGGCGCATGCCGTACATCGGAACGAGTGTCGTGCTCAGCGGCGAAGCGGGCGCGCGCGTGCTCACCGAGATGATCGCGGGGCGCCCGTTCGTGAACCTCGAGCTCCACGGGATCGATCTCGCCGACGCCGACGAGGACGGGCTCACCTGGCTGAAGCCGCACCAGCCCGACGTGCGACGCACGGCGCGCGCGAAGGGAGCCGCGCTCGAGAGCGCGATCCGCACCCTGCGCCGGCACGGGTATCAGCTGGTCACGATCGCGGAAGCGGCGCGCCGCTTCGGATGA
- a CDS encoding ribonuclease HI: MPWTTMRLRGQKVLVRCDEAGTPQAESGRVEIRYKPNDGRAYRALPANLEAIDDAEVLPDDHCAPAEDAPKSGAAAKTTTTTTKSAGGASKAGPRKTAAIAAGEQKARDGAVVAYADGACSGNPGPAGLGVVIDDGGTRRELSEYLGQATNNVAELTAILRVAERYQGDARPVEIRTDSQYSIGVLAKGWKAKANTELVAQVKKALAGVPDVHLIYVPGHSGFAGNERADELARDAVSGRRTSGWMEKKRP, translated from the coding sequence ATGCCGTGGACGACGATGCGTCTGCGCGGGCAGAAGGTGCTCGTGCGGTGCGACGAGGCGGGCACGCCGCAGGCCGAGAGCGGCCGCGTCGAGATCCGCTACAAGCCGAACGACGGCCGCGCGTACCGCGCGCTGCCCGCGAACCTCGAGGCGATCGACGACGCCGAGGTGCTGCCCGACGACCACTGCGCGCCCGCCGAGGACGCGCCGAAGAGCGGTGCGGCGGCGAAGACCACGACGACGACGACGAAGAGCGCGGGCGGTGCGTCGAAGGCCGGACCGCGCAAGACCGCGGCGATCGCGGCCGGCGAGCAGAAGGCGCGCGATGGTGCGGTCGTCGCGTACGCCGACGGCGCGTGCAGCGGCAATCCGGGGCCCGCGGGGCTCGGCGTGGTGATCGACGACGGCGGCACGCGTCGCGAGCTCAGCGAGTATCTTGGTCAGGCGACCAACAATGTCGCCGAGCTCACGGCGATCCTGCGCGTCGCCGAGCGCTACCAGGGTGACGCGCGGCCGGTCGAGATCCGCACCGACAGCCAGTACTCGATCGGCGTGCTCGCGAAGGGCTGGAAGGCGAAGGCGAACACCGAGCTCGTCGCGCAGGTGAAGAAGGCGCTCGCGGGCGTGCCCGACGTGCACCTCATCTACGTGCCCGGGCACTCGGGGTTCGCGGGGAACGAGCGCGCCGACGAGCTCGCGCGCGACGCGGTGAGCGGGCGCCGCACGAGCGGATGGATGGAAAAGAAGCGGCCGTGA